AAAATGTTTATGCTGCTTGAAGCGTAGAGTATATCGGATGCTGTAAAGTTAGTGTGCTAAATAGCTTCATACTATCCAAAAACAATTTATTTTAAAGAATTTCTTAAGGCAGTAAAAGACTGTTATTAAACTTCAAGTTGGGGGCTTGTTTAAGGTATTGGTGGATAAAATGTTCATTATTCTCTGATAAAAAGGTTGAAAAATTAGAAGTGAATCATTATGCCATTGTAATTTTATTCACCATATTTATATAATTCTCCATGTTTATATAGTTGTGGTGATTTTGATGACGGTAATTGTTAAAATGGATGGTCAAGGCCGTATCCTAATTCCAGCCCGTATTAGAAAGAGGATAGATTCCAAGTTTTTCCTCTTGGAGATTGTGAGAGATGAGATAAGGCTTAAACCTGTAAAATCTCTTAGGCTAAGCGAGTTATTTGATAGTATCGAAGTGGATGTAGAAGATTTTACAAATACTCATGAACTTAGGAAGTCGCTGTTGAAGTGAGGGTTATGAGATTTCTCGATTCAAGCGTTTTTCTACATGCTTACTTGAAGCCTCGAAGGAAGCTAAAGCCGAGGGAGGTTTTGATAAAAAATGAGGCTAAAAACATTATTGAAAATGTGGACAATGGAAAGGAATCTGTTTTAACAACAGTTGTACACTTAAGCGAGGTGTTCAATATAGTAGAGTCTCGTTTAGGTTTACGCTATAGCATTTACATAGCGTCGAGAATTTTCTCGCTGAAAAATGTAGAGATAGCTAAAGTGGACAGATTAGACTATGAGAAAGCCCTCGCTATAGCAGAACGCTACAACGTTAGCTTAAACGATGCATTAGCCTATATTAAAATGGGAGAATATAACATAGAGGAAATATACACTTTTAATAAGCATTTCAAAAACCTCCCCGTAAAAATAGCAAACATCATTTAGAATAGTTATTCCAGCATCGTGAGATAGAAAGAAGTTTGCGATTTTTGAATATGTTTGGGTTTGATATTTGCTGTTAAGTATATTGAGGTGGATCCTGAGATTGTAGGGGTAAGGATGCTGGTCTCCTGTATATATGGAATTAATTTGAGAATAGTTTATTTGATGAACATGCAGGTTTTGGTCGTAAAATTTTAGTATTCTTTTCAAAAACTTAAATCTTCTCTAAATTTCTTAATTTAGGCTTTCAAAGTTTTGCCTATATGTTCGGCTTCCCCGCTATGGGTAAGCAAAAACAGAAGTGGCGTCGATATTGTAGTGTACGTGGAGGAGGGAGGTCGGCGATTTTAAACTAGCGAATGTTTATATATCTTGATAATATTGATATCTTGATATCTATGAGGAATATATTTGTTAGAGGTATTGACGAGAATGTGTATAGAGAGGTTAAGGCTAGAGCGGCTTTATTAGGGGTTACTTTATCCGAGGTTGTTAATATGGCTTTGAAGGAATGGTTGAAGAAACCAGTTATAATTAAGGATTCGAGCAGAGATGTTAGAAGGATTGTGGATAGGCTTGTTGATGAGTATTTGGCGAAGGGGGTTAAAGGGTATATTGTCGTCTTTAACAGGGGTGAGAGGCACGTTGTGTGTCGTAGCTTGAATGAGGCTATTGACAGTATTAGA
This genomic window from Thermoproteales archaeon contains:
- a CDS encoding type II toxin-antitoxin system VapC family toxin — encoded protein: MRFLDSSVFLHAYLKPRRKLKPREVLIKNEAKNIIENVDNGKESVLTTVVHLSEVFNIVESRLGLRYSIYIASRIFSLKNVEIAKVDRLDYEKALAIAERYNVSLNDALAYIKMGEYNIEEIYTFNKHFKNLPVKIANII